A genomic segment from Limisphaera ngatamarikiensis encodes:
- the cas1c gene encoding type I-C CRISPR-associated endonuclease Cas1c, producing MPDIAQNTLYLTTPGTYVARDHLTLLVKVPLCSDGSRSPAGGVKCEDPSFKCVRVPIHHLESICVFGPSTISPPALHLCWEHGVAVNFLSEFGLLQARLVGVADTSVTLRRAQFRAADDPPRCAAIARQIIAAKLQNSRNSLLRGAREAESPDLKSQITPATDALGRQIEGLGQWSLDQLRAADALDALRGIEGLGSATYFGVFTLLLKQQREVFRFTGRIRRPPRDRINCLLSFLYALLRHDCIAALTCAGLDPFVGFLHAERPNRPALALDLMEEFRPWLADRLAITLINRQQIGPEDFRVREGGAVELSDAGRKQVIQAYQERKQVRLTHPLLEQEFRIGQLPFIQARILARHLRGDLPEYVPFIPK from the coding sequence ATGCCCGACATCGCCCAGAACACCCTGTATCTGACCACGCCCGGAACGTACGTCGCGCGCGACCACCTGACCCTGCTGGTCAAGGTGCCCCTGTGTTCCGATGGTTCCCGGTCCCCGGCCGGAGGAGTCAAATGCGAAGACCCATCTTTCAAATGCGTCCGCGTCCCAATCCACCACCTCGAATCCATATGCGTCTTTGGTCCGAGTACCATCAGCCCGCCCGCGCTGCACCTGTGCTGGGAGCACGGAGTGGCGGTGAATTTCCTGAGCGAGTTCGGGCTCCTGCAGGCTCGCCTGGTCGGCGTGGCCGATACCAGCGTCACGTTGCGCCGCGCTCAGTTCCGTGCCGCCGATGATCCGCCCCGCTGCGCCGCCATCGCACGGCAGATCATCGCCGCCAAGCTCCAAAACAGCCGCAACAGCCTGTTGCGCGGCGCCCGCGAGGCCGAAAGCCCGGACCTGAAGTCCCAAATCACTCCGGCTACGGATGCGCTCGGCCGACAAATTGAAGGCCTGGGGCAGTGGTCCCTCGACCAACTCCGGGCAGCGGATGCACTCGACGCCCTGCGCGGCATCGAAGGTCTGGGTAGCGCCACTTACTTCGGCGTCTTCACGCTGCTGCTGAAACAACAGCGCGAAGTTTTCCGGTTCACCGGACGCATTCGTCGTCCGCCGCGTGACCGCATCAACTGCCTTCTTTCCTTTCTTTATGCGTTGCTGCGACATGACTGTATCGCTGCCCTTACCTGCGCGGGGCTCGACCCCTTCGTCGGCTTCCTCCATGCCGAGCGTCCGAACCGCCCGGCACTGGCATTGGACTTGATGGAAGAGTTTCGGCCCTGGCTGGCCGACCGCCTGGCGATCACGCTCATCAACCGCCAGCAAATCGGCCCCGAGGATTTCAGGGTCCGCGAAGGTGGAGCCGTCGAGTTGAGCGATGCCGGGCGCAAACAGGTTATCCAGGCCTACCAGGAGCGCAAACAAGTACGACTCACCCACCCGTTGCTGGAGCAGGAGTTTCGCATTGGCCAACTTCCCTTCATCCAGGCCCGTATTCTTGCGCGTCACCTCCGGGGCGACCTTCCCGAGTACGTCCCGTTCATCCCCAAGTAG
- a CDS encoding NADH-quinone oxidoreductase subunit N — MGMGSEMGGVNYGALMRGAAPELIVLATALVVLLADLAGLRGVSLRVRWLLTGLMSWAGCGVAAVVLLHGTTGFQAATGPLGFAVDGLAVWVKGVVLLLSALTVGLSMASARTRHVGEYLALILLGTVGLMVLAGAGDLLMVFLALELSSLVLYVLTGFDKERGEAGEAALKYFLVGSVAAAFTLYGMSLLYGVTGTTRLEGMAQGVGGAPMGVTLWAGLVLVVAGLAFKVAAAPFHLWAPDAYQAAPTPSAALIASGSKVAAFAVLVRVLMTGLPQGAGSAGWGAWVPGWSVLLAVLSVVSLVWGNLAALVQSNVRRLLAYSAVAHAGYGLLGLVAQDRAGVAALMYFAATYALSAVGAFGVVSVVEAQRGGQARLADFAGLSRRAPGVALCLMVFLLSLAGIPPLAGFFGKFYLFVAALGSGGSLGLLWLVILAVALSTVSLYYYLLVLKEAWVRSPLSEGDEAGWEIPWQVRVTLWVAALGVVLLGMFPSPVLRSLESALAGSGL, encoded by the coding sequence ATGGGGATGGGATCTGAAATGGGTGGAGTGAATTATGGGGCGTTGATGCGGGGCGCGGCTCCGGAGTTGATCGTGCTGGCGACGGCTCTGGTGGTTTTGCTGGCGGATCTGGCCGGGCTGCGCGGGGTTTCGCTGCGGGTGCGTTGGTTGCTTACGGGGTTGATGAGCTGGGCGGGCTGTGGTGTGGCGGCGGTGGTATTGTTGCATGGGACGACCGGGTTCCAGGCCGCGACCGGCCCGTTGGGGTTTGCCGTGGACGGTTTGGCGGTGTGGGTGAAGGGGGTGGTGCTGTTGTTGTCGGCGTTGACGGTGGGTTTGTCCATGGCAAGCGCCCGGACGCGGCATGTGGGGGAGTATCTGGCGTTGATTTTGCTGGGGACGGTGGGGTTGATGGTGCTGGCCGGTGCGGGGGATTTGTTGATGGTGTTTCTGGCGCTGGAGTTGAGCAGCCTGGTGCTGTACGTGTTGACGGGGTTTGACAAGGAGCGGGGCGAAGCGGGGGAGGCGGCGTTGAAGTACTTCCTGGTGGGCAGTGTGGCGGCGGCGTTCACGTTGTACGGGATGAGCCTGTTGTATGGGGTGACGGGCACGACCCGGTTGGAGGGGATGGCGCAGGGGGTTGGTGGTGCGCCGATGGGGGTGACGTTGTGGGCGGGGTTGGTCCTGGTTGTGGCGGGTTTGGCGTTCAAGGTGGCTGCGGCGCCTTTTCATTTGTGGGCGCCGGATGCCTATCAGGCGGCCCCCACTCCGAGTGCGGCACTGATTGCGTCGGGGTCGAAGGTTGCGGCGTTTGCGGTTCTGGTGCGTGTGCTGATGACGGGGCTGCCGCAAGGGGCGGGGTCGGCCGGTTGGGGCGCGTGGGTGCCCGGCTGGAGTGTGCTGCTGGCGGTGTTGAGCGTGGTGAGTTTGGTGTGGGGCAACCTGGCGGCGCTGGTGCAGTCGAATGTACGACGTCTGTTGGCGTATTCGGCGGTGGCGCATGCCGGGTATGGTTTGTTGGGGTTGGTTGCGCAGGACAGGGCGGGTGTGGCCGCGCTGATGTATTTTGCGGCGACGTATGCCCTGAGTGCGGTGGGCGCGTTTGGGGTGGTATCGGTGGTGGAGGCGCAGCGGGGTGGCCAGGCGCGGTTGGCCGACTTTGCCGGGTTAAGCCGTCGTGCTCCGGGGGTGGCGCTTTGTTTGATGGTGTTCCTGCTTTCGCTGGCCGGGATTCCGCCGCTGGCCGGCTTTTTCGGGAAGTTTTATTTGTTTGTGGCCGCGCTGGGTTCGGGGGGCTCGTTGGGGTTGCTGTGGCTTGTGATCCTGGCGGTGGCGTTGAGCACGGTGTCGCTGTACTACTACCTGCTGGTGTTGAAGGAGGCGTGGGTGAGGTCGCCGCTGTCTGAAGGGGATGAGGCCGGATGGGAGATTCCCTGGCAGGTGCGCGTGACCCTCTGGGTGGCGGCGCTGGGTGTGGTGTTGTTGGGGATGTTCCCGTCTCCGGTGTTGCGCAGCCTGGAATCAGCGCTGGCGGGGTCCGGCTTGTAA
- a CDS encoding reprolysin-like metallopeptidase, with protein sequence MNPRGWYAVALCALLTGPGVGRAALPPIPPGEGNGSWRARPDVPLTVPDEPMVIESGDGMVWELDFPEWVAQVVRVPLEGETGGVKSPVSIPLPQADGTVVRVWCWESPVMEPGLQARYPELRTFVFSGVKDPGLRGRLSWTPQGLHGRWRTPRGWSVLEPHPMGGGTFYRAYDLLAVQPVGVTWRCETAGGPLVAAGGSSRPSSAGDVLRVYRLALAGTGEWTAAHGGTVKSGLAAMVILVNQLNAIYEAEVSIRFVLVSQNDRLVYTNAATDPYSGTDAAALLDQNQANLDAVIGDANYDVGHVLSRASGGLASLGVVCRSGLKARGQTGVGNSNDALFTDYVAHELGHQFGATHTFNGVRGTCGSNRHGETAYEPGSGSTLMAYAGNCAGDNVQMRSDWYFHAASLDQILGGVTDGSGSWCGVGLVTGNRPPVVRTAPAVMIPRGTPFVLSAEGTDPDGDPLTFCWEQMDLGPAATLDATDTSQGPLFRSVRPGTNAARIFPSLDALLQNQTNLSEKLPQAGRALRFRVTARDGRGGVGGAETEVTVVGNAGPFRVMFPNGGESLSNAVPVRWDVAGTDQAPLSISHVNLWLSTNNGRTFPHPLVLNTPNDGLEVVVLPPVQTTLARVRVEAVGQPFFDVSDGSFTLLPATPMPSVVLWSVRVAGESCQPTNGVVDPGETVTLAVTLQNQSPTSTSNLVATLLPGGGVTSPGAPQVYGVLGGGQSATRYFTFTAAGRCGDPLEVRWELQDGVRPLGVVSRGLTLGMVQTQTVTRVNPTLIRIPAEGTAGPASVFPSTVVVSGMTGRLARVRVVLTGLNHGFGGDLDVVLVGPQGPPVWLMSDAGNGTNVSGTLTFDDLASSGLPAEGAIRTGTNRPTAYDPDSDPVTVVVGPGPYSFALSALNGLDPNGTWSLYVWDDAPGDVGELTYGWRLELTTTQQVCCGWVEPLPPELDAIPDQVTDEDVPLLGIPVGVRDPDTDLAQVRVWAYAEDVHLVSPAGLVVRGEGAVRWLDVYPEPDAFGATWVRVVAEDGQSSTTNSFLLTVRPVNDPPVWDGPAEIRVHAGMTVVWTNRARDVETPPERLRFVLVGSVPAGMSLDPVTGVVTWSTSDAQSGEVVEVQVRVEDDGDPPASVTGNVRVLVLPRPMVTARLGMAGVLRLEWEAIPGCRYVVEFKERLDDPGWTALGPAVAASGTRLHLLESLSERSRFYRVRVAPVE encoded by the coding sequence ATGAACCCCCGCGGTTGGTACGCGGTCGCCTTGTGCGCGCTGTTGACGGGGCCGGGTGTGGGCCGGGCGGCTCTGCCACCGATCCCGCCCGGTGAAGGCAATGGTTCGTGGCGGGCGCGGCCGGACGTGCCGTTGACGGTGCCGGATGAGCCGATGGTGATCGAATCCGGTGATGGCATGGTGTGGGAGCTGGACTTTCCGGAGTGGGTGGCGCAGGTGGTGCGTGTGCCATTGGAAGGGGAGACGGGCGGTGTCAAATCGCCGGTCAGCATTCCATTGCCGCAGGCGGATGGCACGGTGGTGCGGGTGTGGTGCTGGGAGTCGCCGGTGATGGAGCCCGGGTTGCAGGCGAGGTATCCGGAGCTGCGCACGTTTGTGTTTTCGGGGGTGAAAGACCCGGGTTTGCGGGGGCGGCTCAGCTGGACGCCCCAGGGGTTGCACGGGCGCTGGCGCACCCCTCGGGGGTGGTCGGTGTTGGAGCCGCATCCGATGGGCGGGGGAACGTTTTACCGCGCATACGATCTCCTTGCGGTGCAGCCGGTGGGGGTGACATGGCGTTGTGAGACGGCGGGTGGACCTTTGGTGGCGGCGGGGGGATCGTCCCGGCCGTCGTCGGCAGGTGATGTGCTGCGGGTGTACCGGTTGGCGTTGGCGGGCACGGGTGAGTGGACTGCGGCGCATGGTGGGACGGTCAAATCCGGCCTGGCCGCCATGGTGATTTTGGTGAACCAGCTGAATGCGATTTACGAGGCGGAGGTTTCGATTCGGTTTGTGTTGGTGTCGCAGAACGACCGGTTGGTGTACACCAACGCGGCCACGGACCCCTACAGCGGCACGGACGCCGCAGCGCTGTTGGATCAGAACCAGGCCAATTTGGATGCGGTGATCGGGGATGCGAACTATGACGTGGGACACGTCCTGAGCCGGGCGAGCGGGGGTCTTGCGAGTCTGGGGGTGGTATGCCGCAGCGGGTTGAAGGCACGCGGGCAGACCGGGGTGGGCAACAGCAACGATGCATTGTTCACCGATTACGTGGCGCATGAGCTGGGGCATCAGTTTGGGGCAACGCACACGTTCAACGGGGTGCGCGGGACGTGCGGGTCGAACCGCCATGGCGAGACGGCATACGAACCGGGCAGCGGCTCCACGTTGATGGCCTATGCGGGGAATTGCGCCGGGGACAACGTGCAAATGCGGAGCGACTGGTATTTCCATGCGGCGAGCCTGGATCAGATTCTGGGCGGGGTGACCGATGGATCCGGGTCGTGGTGCGGGGTTGGGCTGGTGACCGGGAACCGGCCGCCGGTGGTGAGGACCGCTCCTGCGGTGATGATCCCGCGGGGCACGCCCTTTGTGTTGTCGGCCGAGGGGACGGACCCCGACGGCGATCCGTTGACGTTCTGTTGGGAGCAGATGGACCTGGGGCCGGCGGCGACTCTGGACGCGACCGATACCTCGCAGGGGCCGTTGTTTCGGTCGGTGCGCCCCGGGACGAACGCGGCGCGAATTTTCCCGTCTCTGGATGCGCTTTTGCAGAATCAGACGAACCTCAGCGAGAAGTTGCCGCAGGCGGGTCGGGCGCTGCGTTTCCGGGTGACTGCGCGGGACGGGCGGGGTGGGGTGGGCGGTGCGGAAACCGAGGTGACCGTGGTTGGGAATGCGGGGCCGTTTCGGGTGATGTTCCCCAACGGGGGCGAAAGTCTTTCCAATGCCGTGCCGGTTCGTTGGGACGTGGCTGGAACGGATCAGGCACCGCTGTCGATTTCGCATGTGAACCTCTGGCTGTCGACCAACAACGGACGGACATTTCCACATCCGCTGGTCCTGAACACGCCGAACGACGGGTTGGAGGTGGTGGTGCTGCCGCCGGTGCAGACGACTCTGGCCAGGGTGCGGGTTGAGGCTGTGGGTCAGCCGTTTTTTGACGTGAGCGACGGGAGCTTCACCCTGTTGCCGGCCACGCCGATGCCTTCGGTGGTGTTGTGGTCGGTGCGGGTTGCGGGGGAGAGTTGTCAGCCGACCAACGGTGTGGTGGACCCCGGAGAGACGGTGACACTGGCGGTGACGTTGCAGAACCAGTCGCCGACCTCCACGAGCAACCTGGTGGCGACGCTGCTGCCGGGCGGGGGTGTGACGAGTCCGGGCGCGCCCCAAGTGTACGGTGTGTTGGGGGGTGGTCAGTCGGCGACGCGGTATTTCACGTTTACGGCCGCGGGACGGTGTGGTGATCCGCTCGAGGTGCGGTGGGAGCTGCAGGATGGGGTGCGACCGCTGGGGGTGGTCAGCCGCGGGTTGACACTGGGCATGGTTCAGACCCAGACCGTGACACGGGTGAACCCGACCTTGATTCGGATTCCTGCGGAGGGCACGGCCGGGCCGGCCTCGGTGTTTCCTTCGACGGTGGTGGTCAGTGGCATGACGGGTCGGCTGGCGCGGGTCCGGGTCGTTCTGACCGGGCTGAATCATGGTTTTGGTGGGGACCTGGACGTGGTGCTGGTGGGGCCGCAAGGGCCGCCGGTTTGGCTGATGTCGGATGCGGGCAACGGGACCAATGTGAGCGGTACCCTGACCTTTGACGATCTGGCCAGCTCGGGATTGCCGGCGGAGGGGGCGATCCGGACCGGGACCAACCGGCCCACGGCCTATGACCCGGACAGCGACCCCGTCACTGTGGTGGTGGGGCCCGGCCCGTACAGCTTTGCATTGTCTGCGTTGAATGGACTGGACCCCAACGGCACGTGGTCGCTGTATGTGTGGGATGACGCGCCGGGGGACGTGGGGGAGTTGACCTATGGCTGGCGCTTGGAACTGACCACCACCCAGCAGGTCTGCTGTGGGTGGGTGGAACCGCTGCCGCCCGAGCTGGATGCGATTCCCGACCAGGTTACGGACGAGGACGTCCCGTTGCTGGGGATCCCCGTGGGTGTGCGGGATCCGGACACGGACCTTGCACAGGTTCGGGTTTGGGCTTACGCGGAGGACGTCCATTTGGTGTCGCCTGCCGGCCTGGTGGTGCGCGGCGAGGGCGCCGTTCGTTGGCTGGATGTGTATCCCGAACCGGATGCGTTTGGGGCCACATGGGTTCGTGTGGTGGCCGAGGACGGTCAGAGCTCAACGACCAACAGCTTTTTGTTGACCGTCCGGCCGGTGAACGACCCGCCCGTCTGGGACGGCCCGGCTGAGATTCGGGTCCACGCGGGCATGACGGTGGTTTGGACGAATCGAGCCCGGGATGTGGAGACGCCGCCGGAACGGTTGCGGTTTGTCCTGGTAGGGTCGGTGCCGGCCGGGATGAGCTTGGATCCGGTCACAGGTGTGGTGACGTGGTCGACGAGCGATGCCCAGTCCGGCGAAGTTGTTGAGGTGCAGGTGCGGGTGGAGGACGATGGTGACCCGCCGGCTTCGGTTACGGGGAACGTGCGGGTGCTGGTTCTGCCGCGGCCGATGGTGACCGCCCGTTTGGGAATGGCCGGGGTGTTGCGGCTGGAATGGGAGGCCATTCCGGGCTGCCGGTATGTGGTGGAGTTCAAGGAACGGCTGGACGATCCCGGGTGGACGGCGCTGGGCCCTGCGGTTGCGGCCAGTGGCACGAGGCTGCACCTGTTGGAGAGCCTGTCGGAGCGGTCGCGGTTTTATCGGGTCCGCGTGGCGCCCGTGGAGTGA
- the cas2 gene encoding CRISPR-associated endonuclease Cas2, whose product MLILITYDVSTTEKAGRCRLRRVARACQDYGVRVQKSVFECTVGPKEWVQLRARLLKEIKHDEDSLRFYFLDQAALQRIEHHGVGKPLDLTEPLVL is encoded by the coding sequence ATGCTCATCCTGATTACCTATGATGTCTCCACCACGGAAAAGGCAGGCCGGTGCCGCCTTCGTCGTGTCGCTCGCGCCTGCCAGGATTACGGCGTCAGGGTGCAAAAGAGCGTGTTCGAATGCACGGTCGGCCCCAAAGAGTGGGTCCAACTGCGCGCTCGGCTGCTTAAGGAGATCAAGCACGACGAGGATTCCCTCCGGTTCTATTTTCTCGACCAGGCCGCCCTTCAACGCATTGAACACCACGGCGTGGGCAAACCCCTGGACTTGACTGAACCGCTGGTGTTGTGA
- a CDS encoding complex I subunit 4 family protein: MLSWTIYVSFLGALLVGLWPGRGAAGVRWVALLAAAAGAVLSGVGLWEVTRAGGALQLLADVAWVPELGIRYRLGADGLSAVLAVLTGVAAVAGVLFSWNIETRVREFFALFLWLVGAVYGVFLSFDLFLFFVFYELAIVPKYFLIAIWGSTRREYGAMKLVLYSFVGSAMVLVALLAAYVASGAHSFGWGEMVGASVPRSVQMWGFPVMFLGFAILAGLWPWHTWAPTGHVAAPTAASMLLAGVVMKLGAYGCLRVAMPLFGEGLWPWRSEWWGLGSWPEVFAVLAVVGIVWGALVALVQQDFKFVIGYSSVSHMGFVLLGLMTLTGAGWQGAVLQMVSHGLIAGLLFAVVGRMVYDRAHTRDLRELERMGLGRALPFAAGTFVLAGAASAGMPGFSGFMAEVHVLLGAWQSHPVLAVVTGAGVLLGAAYIWRAMQRAFFGGGSVEPAGAGAAPAAVAVAPVTWAERAGAVLLLGGVVLLGVWPRLVLDVVAPVLTGEVYGRLLRGAWW, from the coding sequence ATGTTGAGCTGGACGATTTATGTTTCGTTTTTGGGTGCCCTGCTGGTGGGTTTGTGGCCCGGGCGGGGGGCGGCCGGGGTTCGTTGGGTGGCGTTGTTGGCTGCGGCGGCCGGGGCGGTACTGTCAGGGGTGGGCCTGTGGGAGGTGACACGGGCGGGGGGTGCACTGCAGCTTTTGGCGGATGTGGCATGGGTTCCCGAGCTGGGGATCCGGTACCGGTTGGGTGCGGATGGGTTGAGTGCGGTGCTGGCGGTGCTGACGGGGGTGGCGGCGGTGGCGGGGGTGTTGTTTTCCTGGAACATTGAGACGCGGGTGCGGGAGTTTTTTGCGTTGTTTCTGTGGTTGGTGGGGGCGGTGTACGGGGTGTTCCTTAGCTTCGACCTGTTCCTGTTCTTCGTGTTTTACGAGCTGGCGATTGTGCCCAAGTACTTTCTGATCGCCATCTGGGGATCGACCCGGCGCGAATACGGGGCGATGAAGCTGGTGCTGTATTCGTTTGTGGGGAGCGCGATGGTTTTGGTGGCGTTGTTGGCGGCTTACGTGGCGTCCGGGGCGCATTCGTTCGGGTGGGGGGAGATGGTCGGGGCTTCGGTGCCGCGCAGCGTTCAGATGTGGGGATTTCCCGTGATGTTCCTCGGGTTTGCGATCCTGGCGGGTCTGTGGCCGTGGCACACATGGGCGCCGACGGGTCATGTGGCGGCACCGACGGCGGCCTCGATGTTGCTGGCCGGCGTGGTGATGAAGCTGGGGGCGTACGGATGTTTGCGGGTGGCGATGCCGTTGTTTGGGGAGGGATTGTGGCCGTGGCGTTCGGAATGGTGGGGGTTGGGTTCGTGGCCCGAGGTTTTTGCGGTGCTGGCGGTGGTGGGGATTGTGTGGGGTGCCCTGGTGGCGCTGGTCCAGCAGGATTTCAAGTTCGTGATCGGTTATTCGAGCGTGAGCCATATGGGATTTGTGCTGCTGGGCCTGATGACATTGACCGGGGCGGGGTGGCAGGGAGCGGTGTTGCAGATGGTGTCGCATGGTTTGATTGCGGGGCTGTTGTTTGCCGTGGTGGGGCGGATGGTGTATGACCGGGCTCATACGCGAGATTTGAGGGAGTTGGAACGGATGGGGTTGGGTCGGGCTTTGCCCTTTGCGGCGGGGACGTTTGTGCTGGCGGGTGCGGCGTCTGCGGGCATGCCCGGGTTCAGCGGGTTTATGGCGGAGGTGCACGTGCTGTTGGGTGCGTGGCAGAGTCATCCGGTTTTGGCAGTGGTGACGGGTGCGGGCGTGTTGTTGGGCGCGGCGTACATCTGGCGCGCGATGCAGCGTGCGTTTTTTGGAGGAGGTTCGGTGGAGCCGGCCGGGGCTGGGGCGGCACCGGCGGCGGTAGCGGTGGCGCCGGTGACCTGGGCGGAACGGGCCGGTGCGGTGCTGCTGTTGGGCGGGGTGGTGTTGTTGGGGGTGTGGCCGAGGCTGGTGCTCGATGTGGTGGCGCCGGTTTTGACCGGTGAAGTGTACGGACGGTTGCTGCGGGGCGCCTGGTGGTGA
- a CDS encoding DUF721 domain-containing protein, whose amino-acid sequence MRPPRFQPPLGPPPRSARERTLALWRGADLTDEERALLTRARSLAELLPQLLEDLRLEQRRQDAEIQQAWREIMEPDIVAHARPVALKKGTLIVGVDSNAWLAEIVMFRRHDILRRLQQVFGAERIRAVSFCLA is encoded by the coding sequence ATGCGCCCTCCCCGATTCCAACCGCCCCTGGGCCCACCCCCACGTTCCGCCCGGGAACGTACCCTCGCCCTCTGGCGGGGTGCGGACCTCACCGACGAGGAACGCGCACTGCTCACCCGGGCCCGGAGCCTGGCCGAGCTGCTGCCCCAACTCCTAGAGGATCTCCGACTCGAGCAACGCCGTCAGGACGCCGAAATCCAGCAGGCCTGGCGCGAAATCATGGAACCTGACATCGTCGCCCACGCCCGGCCCGTGGCCCTGAAAAAAGGCACCCTCATCGTGGGCGTCGATAGCAACGCCTGGTTGGCCGAAATCGTCATGTTCCGCCGCCACGACATCCTCCGGCGACTCCAGCAGGTCTTCGGCGCCGAACGGATTCGCGCCGTCAGCTTTTGCCTTGCCTGA
- the cas7c gene encoding type I-C CRISPR-associated protein Cas7/Csd2 has translation MNNNILTNRHDFLLLFEVVNGNPNGDPDAGNLPRLDPNTNRGLVSDVCLKRKVRNYLTHFAPPAGDGRNYCIFIQQGAVLNDLIDEAEPHANQRVDANKNRDHWEKEALDWLCRRYYDLRAFGAVLSTKNKIFKGSAYGQVRGPVQFTFGQSFHPITPLEVSITRCAVTNAQEKKEVEEAEAQEPGSGRNRTMGNKHIVPYALYVAKGYVSPAFAERTGFTQADLDLLWQALLHMFEHDRSAARGEMVVRGLYDFEHVGTQHPNNAEQNKREARLGCAHAHVLFEGIKVTLKPGRSFPESFADYDVRCEWTAENLPPGIVLHLRHEGRSIGPRRV, from the coding sequence ATGAACAACAACATCCTGACCAACCGCCACGACTTCCTGCTCCTCTTTGAAGTCGTCAACGGCAACCCCAACGGCGATCCCGATGCCGGCAACCTGCCGCGTCTGGACCCCAACACCAACCGCGGCCTCGTCTCCGACGTCTGCCTCAAACGCAAAGTCCGCAACTACCTCACGCACTTCGCGCCGCCCGCTGGAGACGGCCGCAACTACTGCATCTTCATTCAGCAGGGCGCGGTGCTGAACGACCTGATTGACGAAGCCGAACCACATGCGAATCAGCGGGTAGATGCGAACAAAAACCGCGATCACTGGGAGAAAGAGGCACTCGACTGGCTTTGCCGTCGTTACTACGACTTGCGTGCTTTCGGTGCAGTCCTTTCAACGAAGAACAAAATCTTCAAAGGCTCTGCCTATGGGCAAGTCCGCGGCCCGGTGCAGTTCACCTTCGGCCAGTCCTTCCACCCGATCACGCCGTTGGAGGTTTCCATCACGCGCTGTGCGGTGACAAACGCCCAGGAGAAGAAAGAGGTTGAAGAGGCGGAAGCGCAGGAACCCGGCAGCGGCCGCAATCGCACCATGGGCAACAAGCACATTGTCCCCTACGCCCTTTACGTCGCCAAAGGCTACGTCTCCCCGGCCTTTGCCGAGCGCACCGGCTTCACCCAGGCGGACCTGGACCTCCTCTGGCAGGCCCTTCTGCACATGTTCGAGCACGATCGCTCCGCGGCACGCGGCGAAATGGTCGTGCGCGGCCTTTACGACTTCGAGCATGTGGGGACCCAACACCCAAATAACGCAGAACAAAACAAACGCGAAGCACGCCTTGGCTGCGCTCATGCCCACGTATTGTTCGAGGGCATCAAGGTGACTTTGAAGCCGGGCAGGAGTTTCCCTGAATCATTTGCCGACTATGACGTGCGCTGCGAATGGACAGCGGAGAACCTGCCGCCCGGCATCGTCCTGCACCTGCGTCATGAAGGCCGGTCCATCGGTCCGCGTCGTGTCTGA
- the cas4 gene encoding CRISPR-associated protein Cas4, producing the protein MKAGPSVRVVSDRHLTLPSPPNWGGEREPIPLSAINQYLFCPRRAAFIHIEGVFKDNEHTLCGNIVHQHSDLAGYEVAKGVTVLRALPVWCERLGLSGKCDLVERRPDGALYPVEFKLGKRRRWENDDAQLCAQALCLEEMFGIPVPRGAIFHASSKRRREVVFTPELRALTERVIADLHALFLESEIANRRSELPRLPPVVWKPACAECSLYETCMPRASVGKDRAERLARAIFQI; encoded by the coding sequence ATGAAGGCCGGTCCATCGGTCCGCGTCGTGTCTGACCGGCATCTAACACTGCCGTCGCCGCCAAATTGGGGCGGAGAGCGAGAACCGATCCCGCTCTCCGCCATCAACCAGTACCTGTTCTGTCCTCGCCGGGCTGCCTTCATCCACATCGAGGGCGTTTTCAAAGACAACGAGCACACCCTTTGCGGCAACATCGTCCACCAACATTCAGACCTGGCTGGGTACGAAGTCGCCAAGGGTGTGACCGTGCTCCGCGCCCTGCCTGTCTGGTGCGAGCGGCTCGGCCTTTCCGGCAAGTGCGACCTGGTGGAGCGGCGGCCCGATGGCGCGCTTTACCCGGTGGAGTTCAAACTCGGCAAGCGTCGCAGGTGGGAAAACGATGACGCCCAACTCTGCGCCCAGGCACTGTGTCTCGAGGAGATGTTCGGCATTCCCGTGCCGCGGGGCGCAATTTTTCACGCCTCCAGCAAACGCCGGCGGGAAGTGGTGTTCACTCCCGAACTTCGCGCGCTGACCGAGCGCGTCATCGCCGATCTGCACGCCCTGTTCCTCGAATCTGAGATCGCGAATCGCAGATCCGAGTTGCCCCGGCTGCCCCCAGTTGTCTGGAAGCCGGCCTGTGCAGAATGTTCCCTTTACGAAACCTGCATGCCCAGGGCCAGCGTCGGGAAGGACCGCGCAGAGCGTCTGGCACGGGCGATATTTCAGATTTGA
- a CDS encoding zinc ribbon domain-containing protein: MKELLQNLVRLQGLELEEIREKNAAAVIAELRTKIPPQILGHYDRLMARGKKGIVPVRGQACSGCHMRLPIGVISELLKAEDIQLCDTCGRYLYLEEVIGVAASTPATEPTEPAKEAPTRRKRKTAAAPTEPPAPAPTPPRARKKATRKSRTTTKPKSDTGE; the protein is encoded by the coding sequence ATGAAAGAATTGCTCCAAAACCTGGTCCGACTTCAGGGACTTGAACTGGAGGAAATCCGCGAAAAAAACGCCGCGGCGGTGATCGCCGAGCTCAGAACCAAGATCCCGCCGCAAATCCTCGGCCACTACGACCGACTCATGGCCCGGGGGAAAAAAGGCATTGTGCCCGTCCGGGGCCAGGCCTGCTCCGGCTGCCACATGCGCCTGCCCATCGGCGTCATCTCCGAGCTCCTGAAGGCCGAGGACATTCAGCTCTGCGATACCTGCGGCCGCTACCTCTACCTCGAAGAGGTCATCGGCGTCGCCGCCTCCACCCCCGCCACCGAACCGACCGAGCCCGCCAAGGAAGCCCCAACCCGTCGCAAAAGAAAAACCGCCGCCGCCCCAACCGAACCTCCAGCACCGGCACCCACGCCGCCCAGAGCGCGCAAAAAAGCCACCCGAAAAAGCCGCACTACCACAAAACCCAAATCGGACACGGGCGAATAA